The DNA region AACGTCAGCTCCTCATTCCGCGATCCCGCCGACTCAATGGACTGGGCTGGACTGAGGGGCGTGCCGGAGCGATTGTGTCTGTTGTGTCGCTTGCCCTCCTTGTCCTTCTTGGTTCGCTTCTCCTTCTTCTTTTTCTTGGCCGGTGAATGCGAATTGGAGTCGTTCTGCAGGAGTGCTTGAGTTCCGGGCGACTGGATGCCCGGAATTTCCGATTCGCAGGAGGACTGAAATGTAAGCCATGTTAGATATCTTGAGTTTTGGGGTTTGGGGGGGACTTGCTACGTACACCTCGCAGCTTGTTCTTGCgcttctttttcttcttcaaCAATTTTTCGCTTTCGATGCTGCCTATCGAGCTCAGGGAATGCTGAAAAGGAGTAAAATAACTTGTATATTCTTATATTAACCCTTGTATGTACTAGCATACTAACCGATCGTGACTTGGAGCGTCTTCGCTTAGACTTTTCCAGTTCAATCTGTTCGTTCTCAATGTCTGATCTTGACGTGGATCGAActcgttttttgtgttttttgtttttcttcgaTTTACGTGACCGCGAGTGGTGATGGCTGCACGCGTCTTCGCTTTCCTTTATAAAGTCTTCCCAGATCTTCTCCACACCGATTTCCTTCTCGTACAGGGCAAATGCTTCCAGGTGCTCCACCAGCTTCTTGGCACTCTCGTAGGGCTCGGCCACTGAGACGTTGGCCTCCAGCCATTCGTTTTTGATCTCATTCTCCAGCTTCCGTAACCGCCGCACTTCCTCCTTCATTCGCTCCTTTTCAATGGCCTCCGCCTGGAAATAATATTATGTAAGACTCTCAAAGAGAATACCTCTTTGCTTCACTCAATAATTACCTTTTCCAGCAGAGAGTTGTAGGTAAGCTTCACATTGCCAGCATCCAGACTGGCCGACCGCTTATCTTCACACACCACCGTGGCAAAGTCCTCGAAGGATGTCTTGGCCTGAACCACGAAAGCTTTCTCCTTCAGGATCTCCCGAATGATTTTCTTTTCGTCATGGAAGCGGGCTTTAAGGTTTTCCACATAAAACTTGAACAGATCCAGCGGTGTGGATCCGTTCTGGCCAAGCATGGCGGAGAATCGCAGATCGGCGGATATGATCGGATAAAGCTCAACCCATAGCGACATGGACGTGAGCTTCCCCTCTTCGTGCAGAGAATCGAGGAGAGCGAGAAATGAGTCCCTATTTTTGCGCTGCTGTCGCTTCATCCGTTTTTTTTCCCGCTCACGttcctcgtcctcctccttCTCCAGGGTGCGAATGTGCTCCTCGAAGACAATGAGGGCATCCTCCTTGTCCATTCCAAGCAGGGTCACGTCGTTCTTAAACGCCGCGTTGTCCAGCAGCATGACCTGAGCCTCTGACCAGGTGGTGGCATGGTTGATCGATGTCATCGATTCCAGCAGTTCGCCCAGAACCTTCATATTGCGCTTTTTCAGCAACCGCGCCCCTTCCTTCTCCCGCTTGGCAAGATTAAATATGCAGTCCTCGTATATATCGCGCCGATCCGGTTCCGGCACAACAGTCCATGTTCGAGTCCCGGCGAAAACCTCTTCGCAACGGAAGTACTTCATCTGCGAGTTCATCTTGTCGCTGGACATTAGGAACTGCTCCAGGTCCTCTTTAGCCTTCTTGGCCTTTAGGCGCGACTCCTCCCGTTCGTCCTTGATCTTTTGCGTCTTGTAGGCATTGAATGTCTGCTTGCGCTCGTTCAGGTTCTTGAAGGCGGCGTAGCGCGGATCCTTCGAGATGATCTTCACGCACTGATCCCAATTGGCGTTTGAGGGCACATTGCGATCCCGCAGAAGCTCTTTGAAGGACTCGATGGCCTCGCGTTTGTCCTTGAACACCACAGTGCTATCCGACTTGTCGTCCTTCTTAGCTGGAAGAGAATAATGTTAACATGTGTGGAATAAATAAAGAGCTAACCGCATTTACCATTCTGTTGCGGAACCTCTATGGACGCCAGGGTGGCTGCCATGGCCTGGTCCATGGCGGATGACGAGTTATCGTTGCTGCCGGGCGTCAGGGGAGAATGGATCTCGGGAGTTGGTATCCTGGGGGCAGCGGGCAGGGCGGCGGGTAGGATGTTGGCCAGTGCAGCATGTGGAACCATGCCCGCCAGGCTGGATGAGGTCATGGCCGCCACGGCTTTGGCGGCGGCAGCAGCTCTGGGTAAATAAGACATGATATTAGCAAGTGGTATTCCACACGAGCCCCATAAATCACTTACTCCTCCGCTTTCGCTTTGGCCTTCATGTCCACGTATTCCGGCGGCGGTTCCCAACAGGTCTCCTTAGTGGCCACGTTGTGGTAGTACACCTTGCCCGTATCGGAGCGGTATTCCTTCCAGGGGCACTGGTTGTGCAGCAGCTCGGCGGGCGTCATCAGGGCCTCGGGCTTCTCCCACGAGCTCTGCTTGGTGTTCTGGTTGTAGTAATAGGGTCGTCCATCCGGCGCCTTATGCTCCGTCCACTCGGTGTTGGTGGCCATCACGCCGAAGGCGGCAGCGAGCTCGGGAGGAGGAGGGGCCGCGAATCCGGGAGGCGGAAACTGCGGCACAATGGCATTCGGCGGCGTGTAGCCCATGCCCCTTCCTGGTGGCGCTCCTCCATTGCCCACGCTAGGGGGAACATTCATTTCACTATTTTGCTATATGGGTAATGGGTGTAACGGGCGTCTACCGGTCGTTGCGTGCGCTGCGCCGGAGAATTCACAATGCGTTcgttaaatgaaaaaaaatcgCAAAATCTCAAAGCAAATGCCGCCTAGAGGTGGGACAACCATTTACGATAACATCGATATCGAGTATTCACATTCGTCAATCACTATCGATATATAAGTCGATAGTAGGCGATAtagcttttattttataatcttCAAAATTTACTTTCTCAGTAAATAGGTATGCAATTATGAATGAAAACGTAGCATTCCATCAATCCccttcaattaaaatgtttaccacatatatatgtatgtttggTCTTTATATCgcctttttttaatgaaatgttAAGAAATACTAACGATTTtagtacaaaatatatgacacattttaaaaactaggtttgttttataaaatataaattacagTACAATTAACTTCACTTTACACtgtaacaaaatatttaagaatgtCTGTTAAACAATCTTGCACTGCGTAAGAACCCTAGAATATGTACGGTTAATCCCCTTTttgcttttatagtttcgGACAGACAGATAGAAAGGCATGGCTATATCTAATTCTGATAAAGAATATCGTTTATAGGCCCGGAGAAGCTTCTTTCTACCTGTTACAAACTTTCCGACGAGtacaatatacccttttattttagAAGTACGAGGTGTGAAATATATGGCACCGATACCCTTAATCATATCGAATATACTTAATAAGATGCCGATGAGATATCCGCCCCGATAAGTTATCGAGTTAAATCCGCCGCTTGATTTGTTGTGGTCCGAAATCCTCCTGTTTTTTTGACCACTGATTTTCATTTACCCATCAGCTGAGGAGCTTGCTATACTGCAGACGATGTGTGGTTAGCCGGTTACACCCAGAGTAAGCAACAGTCGGCCCCAGGAGTTCCACCAAACAATAACACATCTTATTTGCTCCTAGTTCCAGCTGCAGAATGCTCCTGCGGCTGCCCATTTTGGCGGCGCGCTTTCTGCACAACGGAAGACTGCGCCTTCTGTTCGGCATCCTCATCCTGATTCTCATTGGCGGGCTGTACTACGTCTACACCTGGGAAAATGAATATTATCCGTGCTTCATGGAAGGCAAAGGAATGGCGACTCCGCAGGCGACAGTCGAGGATGCGGATTCGAGTATCCTAGAGGACGTTCTGCAGGCGGAACCGAAGCCGACGCCCGGAAGGAGCATCTTCTTTCACGAGACTAGCTGCCACCTGTCCGCGAATAGGCGGCTCGAAATGCTGAAGGTCACCGCCCGCCAGGCCTGCGCAATCGAGTCCGCGGCGTTGCATAATCCGAATTTCCAAGTATTCGTCCTGTTCGCCGGCCCCACCTATCGAATCTCCGCTGGCGTACACAACAACAGCCATCCCCAAACCCTGGTGGAGGCCATTCTCAGCTACAGCAATGTGCATCTGCGGCGACTGAATCTCGAGAGCTACGCTGCTGGCACGCCAATGGAGGAGTGGCTCAAAGACGGCCGGCTGTCACGCTCAAAGTGAGTTAGGACATTCACCTTAGATATAACTTATCACTGACTGCCCTCCCCAGGTATTTGTTCTCACACATTTCGGATTTCCTGCGCTATCTCACCCTCTATCGATACGGCGGTCTTTATCTTGACATGGATGTGGTGGTGCTGCGCAACATGGAGAAGGTGCCGCCCAATTATACGGGTGCTGAGTCCAACACCCACTTGGCCGCTGGCGTTATGAGCCTGGCAGCCACTGGATTTGGCCATGAGATTGCCGCGTCGTGTCTGCGCGACTTTCAACACAACTTTGACGGCCGAGACTGGGGTAACAATGGTCCAGGGGTGATAACTCGCGTGGCCCAAAAGATATGCAGCACCAAGGACATTGCCCTGATGCAAGAGGATCCGAAACGCTGTATGGGATTCAAGGTATTCGGGCGGGGAGCCTTTTACGCAGTGCCATGGAAAAAGTGGCGCGACTTCTTTGAGCCGGAAAAGTTAGAGGAGACGATGGCACGCTGCAAGGATTCGTATGTGGTGCATGTGTGGAACAAGCACTCGAGCGCGCTGCCAATCAAACAAGGCTCTAAAAGCGCCTACGCCAAATATGCCGAGCAAAACTGCCCGCGGTCTTATAAAGCTGCGGGCGAATATTTCTAGTATTAATCTGGTCAAAGGTTATCAAATTTATCTGTAATTTGTACATGAATGTCCACCGCTGCAAACCAAAGAGTAGTACCCCATGAAAGGGCACCATTATTAGGTGGCATTGCTTTATGTTTGCTTATTAGCAGTCCGCATTCCAAGCGATAACAGCTTACTCTGACGCACACATCCTCAAACAAGCTCAAGTTGAACAAAAATGCGGAAACACACTATTTTTCGCCTATTTTTGCATTTCGTCCGATTGCacaatatatatgtatttaaaaaactgATTTGCAATCTCATCACAAAAATGAAAACGAACGAACAAAATCAAGAAGCCTCTGCGCTGTAAAAGAAAGCTTAGTTTACTTTGATTGTCCCACAGTGCTTTAATCTCAAATGTACCATTAACATTAACTAAGCTCGAATATATTGAGAATCTTGTCTATCATGTACATAGTATTTTACAAGAAATATTATCATCGTCCCTACAAAAGTCAGGTGAATGAAGGCATCAACAACATAGTCAGTATACTAatactttaataaataaaattaaaaagcgaAAGTTTTTTTTCCTAATTGTATAAACTCAGatataaatttattggatCCTATCGAGAATTTCAGTATCCTTCGTAGACGCTCTCAATTTTCTAAAACGAAATGAAAGTTGATAGTCCCGCCAATCCTACATGCATTGCACCTGGGAAAACCGGAGACAGGCTCCCACATTATCCTCTGCATTCGCCTTGCCAGCACCCATCCCATTGCCGAAATGGACGCCAATATAGAACGGAGTCACCGTGCTTTCGATGCGACATGGCCACACACCCGAGGAGCAGAACTGGGCACCACAGTGGACGGGCTCGCAACCGGGAAGTGGACCCAGTCCGGTGCCTATGAAGTCCTCTATGATGCATGGCATGGTGATCCGATCAGAGCAGGTGCTAAAGAACTGGCGAGCCTGACGCCGCCGCCACTTCAGCGGCAGGTCAAGGGCATTGCGAATAATGCCCATTATGTCGAAGCCTCCACTTGGACGAGGCCGTCTGGAGACGCCCGGTTCCTCGGTGGTGGGACGACTTCGGAAAAAAAGGAACCCGCcgtcgtcatcatcatcttcaACTTCACCACCAGAACCCTCCACATCGTCGCTGGCTGGCGAGGATGCCGGTGCCTGCGAGGTGGTTGAAGCCTCTGTACTTGAACGAAGCGGTGTTGgagtggttgttgttgtcgtcGTCGTGCTCATGGCAGCCGTGCTGCTGCTACTGCTACTGGCGGACGACGCTGCACTGGCCGCTGGCGTTGAATTCCCGGTCATCATGGTCATGAGCGTTGCACTGCTGGAGTTGGCCATGTTGGCCAACATCTGCATTAGGGTGCTAGAAGTTGGAGCTGTCGTGGTCATGGCTGCACTGCCCGTCGTTGCTGTCGCTGTGACTGTTCCACCTGCCACTTCCGACTGGGCTACAGGAGAATTCGATGTTGTCGTTGATCCGTCCGCACTCTCACCACCTCGGGTTGCCATTCGACCACCGCCGCCGATCCGGAAGGACTGCTCATCGCATGGCTGATACATAATCGAGCACATATCCAGCTCCTGACGCACACATATCCGATAGTTCTGATTGGCCAAGTGTCGCCCATTTTCGGCGAAATTAAAGGTCTGCATAATGCCCTCTGTTCCGGTGTGATATTGCAAACATCCAGCCGGAGCTCGTTGGATGAAGGGGATCTGGACCACACTCATCTCCCAAATGCGAAGAGGCAGGAGGCGACTGGACAGATTGAGACTGATGTCGATGAAGCGATCTCCTGTGGATGTGGAGTTGCTGGTGCTATTACCCGCATCCACGGGTCGCAGACTTCCGTACAAAGTGGATTGTCTTGGTGAAGATCTAGCTCCCACGTCGTAGTACACTGAAAGATAAGGAGTATAGAAAAAAGGTTCGAGGGATATAAAGATGTACTCACTATGCTGACCACTGTTCTGTCCGCAAAGGGAGAAATTTCCCCCTGGTCCTCCACCTATACTGAAAACGTCGCCTTCGCAAACGCCAGTCCTTCGGTTCGGCTGACCCAACGTGAAGTGATGAAAGTCGATTCGCACTTGGCTGATTTCATCGCTCATCATCTTTACCCGCAGACTGCATTCACTAAAGTTGCTGGGCATGAAACTGGGGAATCCCGGCGACACGATATACGTGATGTTGTTCGAGATTATGGTGTTGCAGCTGGCCAGGAACACACAGCATACCCCGAATCCCATGGCACACTCACCCTTCGCCTGACCATCCTTCTGGCGGCACTCGTAGGCATTTAGGCAGTTTCCAATCCGCCGACCATCGTTGGACATGCAGTCACCATCGACGGGAACGGGAAACAGGTGAATCACTGGTAGAAGGAAAATTTTAATAAGGTCGAAAATTACATATATTGTTTTGGGACTGGGAATATTAAGAGCTGAATGAGGACAAAATTAAACCTGTTTCtcatatgtttatttaaagaaaatctagctacatacttttttttaatgatttacATAGAAGAACattattttcaataaacaaacaGAGAGTCTAGCACTAATTTGCACCTATTTATTGTGAATGATCAAATCAGctgtttaaaatataaacgCATTATAACCCGAAGACACTACTTGAACAGGTATGGAACACATTTTTCAAAGGGTTTCAAATAGTGTTTATTGTTAAGAGTAACATTCACTTCAAtatgattatttttataatcagtCTCAATCTCTAAATCAAAAATTCTAGCCATTTCATTATAGCTGTCACTATATCAAGCTTCTAGCAGCTTATAAAGGGTATCCTGAGcgaaaacaataaatattttgagtgTTCAAacaatttctaaaaaaatattctatcCCTGAAAAAAGTTTTGGGCAGTTTATAGATAAATTCCtggttttaattattattctattctattattattattatcttattattattactttgaaaTGAATATATTACCATATCCATCTATAATGTTGACTATTTTTCTAAGACCAACTAAAAATCATCTGCCTAAGGCTCACCTTTTCCCTGCCTGGTGTTCGTGTGGTTAAAACTCCGATCAGAAAAGTCCTGCTGCTGCAGTTCCAGATCCAGTTCCTCCTGTATTCCGTTTTGCAGCTTAAAGTCCGCCTCCTCCGCCAAAGACTCCTCCTCGAGATCACCTGGCTCGCCCAAGTCGTCGTCCCAAATATCGTAATGCCGCATGGGTGGCCAGGCCGTCTCGTTGGCCGCCGACATGGAGCTGACTGGAGGAGTCAGCTCCAGCTGGAAGATCAGTATGCAAAGTGCAGCGGCGAGGGACGGCAACAGGTGGCCACAACCGGCTCCAATAACTTTCTTTTTTCTGGCACTGACACTGGTACTGCTCTTCTGACTGCATCCGCTGTTTTTGCTGCCTCGTAATTTGCAATTGGACTTCCAGTTGGACTCGGACTGGTACTGGCTGGCATCTTCTTGGCTCGACGACAGCGTTTTTATGGCttccatgtccatgtccacGGCCATGCCAGCTGCGACTCCTTCTACTGTTAGCACACTCCGATTATTTTTTTCGCGCGTGCGATTCGCTGCGAAGTTGAATGATAAGTGTTCCGAGATGTGCGGATGCTGCTGGATCTGGGGGACTGGGACTGGCTGGCTGGTGACTCTGCGGTTGTCTGCAACTGCTTTTCTCCGCGATTTCTCTCCTATAATCGCCGCTTATTTGGTATTTTCGGTGGTCTAATGTTCCATTTCGATTGGGCGCCTCCAAAAGTGGGTCAAGTATTGAGAGCGCACTTCTTACATGTCGACTGGTTGATGGAGGAAGTGGAGCCTACAACAGAGACAGTAATATACTGACAACCAAGATATATGACCTAACTATCATAAAACAACCAAAAGTGGGTAAATTCTTGAAGAAATCACTATGATTTTAGGAATCACTAtaaaagtgtctaaaagtatgcagcaatatttttaaaatctaaaaGTACGATgttctttaaatttttactgCATAATTTTGGACGCTTTTTAAGTGATATCAAAACACTAGTAGGGAATTTCTTTGGTAccttttaaataaaagatTGCATTTTGTATAATTTCCATTTGTTGTCTTAATATCAGAGTAATATATTCTTTTCATTATACTAATCCGAATCTTCATCAAATTTCGCACCTCCCTTAACGCCCTAAATATTTTCTCACGCCTTTCAACTGATTCTTATCCGTTTAAGCCAACGGAAAAGGGAAAACAATGAAAGCAAAACCATGAAAGGTTGCATATTTAATGACAGTAAGGTTGAGACTCACATGTTCGCGCCTGGAATCTCCAAAGAACCGAGACCGAACCGAAACCCCTGATGGATAATGCATGAATTAGCCGATGAGCAGCAGGGGCGAGAAAACCAGAACGGCCAAAAGTGGGTTGGCTTGCACATCGTGCAGTTTCTTGCGATCTTACTGAATGAATGCGATATGGGCAATTGGCCGCGGAGAATCAGGTTAAACAGCTCTGCGGTAATTTACGTTTGTCTCGAGTCCAAAAACCACCAGCATATGTAAGCGAGAAGGCGATTCTGTAAGGTCCAGCAGAGCGTAGAAAGCGTGTAATGCTCTTAGATTTATTACACTTTGAATCTGTAACAGTGAATCAGCGTTCTATACTTATCATCCCCCCATcttaaaaaaccaaaaacccaCCGTTAAATATGGAAACATTTGTTGCATTGTATTTCGAGTTAGCAAATTTTTCATGAAAGTAGTTTTCCTCttggcattcaaaaataaCAGTCAAAGTTTATAATAAGTACAAAAATAATTGTGGGCATACTCCATCAACTGATCGCCAGAGTTacaaactaattaaaaagaGTGATCCCAAGAAAGTGGGTccaaatcgaaaataatcaaCAATTGCGTTGATTATTTGATTTTGTGGAGTCATCAAAGCTTAACAGGTCATATTGTTGACTCGCAGCCAAATCTTCCAGCTTTAAGACCAGTTAAAGCTAGATTTTGATGCCGAGTCTTTTCTAGATGATAAAACAATTCCAATAGATGGACAATTTATTGTTCCTTATCTTCTGATCAGTTGCAGGAGTATcccaaatattttttgagtATTCTTTCGCCTTTAGCGGTGGCTTAATGCTAAGGTTGTTTGTACAATGTTTAGGGTTAAATATTACGGCATAAGTTAGCTTTAAACATTATGGTCTAGGTGTTAGCCCGTTGCTTAGGTTGGATAACCTCATCCCTTAGAGCGGCTCCAGGGCAGCTGGACCATGTGGGCTGCCCTCCAGTTTGCGCCACACCACGTTGCACATCTCGCGCACCAGCGCCTTCTCGCCATCGTCCATCTGATCCAGGGCGCTGCCGGCCAGATTGCCCAGCCGATCGCGCTCCAGCTGCTCCCGCACTTCCAGCACTTGGAGGGCACGGACCACCGCCTCCGGGCGACCGGCAATCGGTTCCGGCAATTGGATagctgccgctgctgccgctgcagcTGCCACGATctcctgctgttgctgctgcgtttgctgctgctgctgctgctgcagctgctggtGGGGCGATGGTGCTGCTGATGATTTGGCTGGTGTGGCTGCAGAGGAtgtgggcgtgggcgtgggcgtggcctGCGGCGTGGGCGTCgttggctgctgctgctgtagGTGGGCAGTGGGCGTGGTGCGCTCCTCCTCCAGCTGCTGGATCCTTCGCTCCAGCGAGCGCACATACTGAAGCGTCTGGTCGTTCAGGGTGTGGGCATGACGTAGATCCTGTCGAGAATAAAAATCCCTATTAGCTATGGGTTCTTAGCAATGGTTTATCCATTTGTAAACCCACCTGCGGTATTTGCCGCTGCTCGGCATAGTTCCTCAACGCGGTGATGGTCTCATCCGCATTCGTGCTGGAGCTGGAGCCATCGCCATCATCCCGCAGGGCATTCCTGGTGGCGGCTCCGCAGCCGGCGCACAGCGCATTGGCCGCCACATGGGCACGCTCCTCGTCCAAGTACAGGCACAGCTCCTTTAGCTCCAGATTGTCGGTGATGAGCTCCTGCTGCTTATCATCCAGCTGACGTAGTTTGTTCTGCAGGATTAGGGATAATAGGAATTAGTTTTTTTGGAAGATGAAGATGGGTTCAAGGGCTAGCCCACCTGGTAGGCGGCCACCTCCTGGCGCATCACGCTGGCCGTGTATCGTCCGAATCTCTGCCACTCCCTGGCCAGCTTGCGACCCTTCTGCCGGTCGTCGTCCAGGAAGCAGCACAGATCCCTCAGCTCCTGGTTGTCATCCAGCAGGCGCTGGTTC from Drosophila subpulchrella strain 33 F10 #4 breed RU33 chromosome 2L, RU_Dsub_v1.1 Primary Assembly, whole genome shotgun sequence includes:
- the LOC119546244 gene encoding uncharacterized protein LOC119546244, translated to MAVDMDMEAIKTLSSSQEDASQYQSESNWKSNCKLRGSKNSGCSQKSSTSVSARKKKVIGAGCGHLLPSLAAALCILIFQLELTPPVSSMSAANETAWPPMRHYDIWDDDLGEPGDLEEESLAEEADFKLQNGIQEELDLELQQQDFSDRSFNHTNTRQGKVIHLFPVPVDGDCMSNDGRRIGNCLNAYECRQKDGQAKGECAMGFGVCCVFLASCNTIISNNITYIVSPGFPSFMPSNFSECSLRVKMMSDEISQVRIDFHHFTLGQPNRRTGVCEGDVFSIGGGPGGNFSLCGQNSGQHMYYDVGARSSPRQSTLYGSLRPVDAGNSTSNSTSTGDRFIDISLNLSSRLLPLRIWEMSVVQIPFIQRAPAGCLQYHTGTEGIMQTFNFAENGRHLANQNYRICVRQELDMCSIMYQPCDEQSFRIGGGGRMATRGGESADGSTTTSNSPVAQSEVAGGTVTATATTGSAAMTTTAPTSSTLMQMLANMANSSSATLMTMMTGNSTPAASAASSASSSSSSTAAMSTTTTTTTTPTPLRSSTEASTTSQAPASSPASDDVEGSGGEVEDDDDDGGFLFFRSRPTTEEPGVSRRPRPSGGFDIMGIIRNALDLPLKWRRRQARQFFSTCSDRITMPCIIEDFIGTGLGPLPGCEPVHCGAQFCSSGVWPCRIESTVTPFYIGVHFGNGMGAGKANAEDNVGACLRFSQVQCM
- the LOC119546747 gene encoding pre-mRNA-processing factor 40 homolog A isoform X2, with protein sequence MGYTPPNAIVPQFPPPGFAAPPPPELAAAFGVMATNTEWTEHKAPDGRPYYYNQNTKQSSWEKPEALMTPAELLHNQCPWKEYRSDTGKVYYHNVATKETCWEPPPEYVDMKAKAKAEEAAAAAKAVAAMTSSSLAGMVPHAALANILPAALPAAPRIPTPEIHSPLTPGSNDNSSSAMDQAMAATLASIEVPQQNAKKDDKSDSTVVFKDKREAIESFKELLRDRNVPSNANWDQCVKIISKDPRYAAFKNLNERKQTFNAYKTQKIKDEREESRLKAKKAKEDLEQFLMSSDKMNSQMKYFRCEEVFAGTRTWTVVPEPDRRDIYEDCIFNLAKREKEGARLLKKRNMKVLGELLESMTSINHATTWSEAQVMLLDNAAFKNDVTLLGMDKEDALIVFEEHIRTLEKEEDEEREREKKRMKRQQRKNRDSFLALLDSLHEEGKLTSMSLWVELYPIISADLRFSAMLGQNGSTPLDLFKFYVENLKARFHDEKKIIREILKEKAFVVQAKTSFEDFATVVCEDKRSASLDAGNVKLTYNSLLEKAEAIEKERMKEEVRRLRKLENEIKNEWLEANVSVAEPYESAKKLVEHLEAFALYEKEIGVEKIWEDFIKESEDACSHHHSRSRKSKKNKKHKKRVRSTSRSDIENEQIELEKSKRRRSKSRSHSLSSIGSIESEKLLKKKKKRKNKLRGSSCESEIPGIQSPGTQALLQNDSNSHSPAKKKKKEKRTKKDKEGKRHNRHNRSGTPLSPAQSIESAGSRNEELTLSDGELESKRAALLAQLSEQLDE
- the LOC119546747 gene encoding pre-mRNA-processing factor 40 homolog A isoform X1, whose protein sequence is MNVPPSVGNGGAPPGRGMGYTPPNAIVPQFPPPGFAAPPPPELAAAFGVMATNTEWTEHKAPDGRPYYYNQNTKQSSWEKPEALMTPAELLHNQCPWKEYRSDTGKVYYHNVATKETCWEPPPEYVDMKAKAKAEEAAAAAKAVAAMTSSSLAGMVPHAALANILPAALPAAPRIPTPEIHSPLTPGSNDNSSSAMDQAMAATLASIEVPQQNAKKDDKSDSTVVFKDKREAIESFKELLRDRNVPSNANWDQCVKIISKDPRYAAFKNLNERKQTFNAYKTQKIKDEREESRLKAKKAKEDLEQFLMSSDKMNSQMKYFRCEEVFAGTRTWTVVPEPDRRDIYEDCIFNLAKREKEGARLLKKRNMKVLGELLESMTSINHATTWSEAQVMLLDNAAFKNDVTLLGMDKEDALIVFEEHIRTLEKEEDEEREREKKRMKRQQRKNRDSFLALLDSLHEEGKLTSMSLWVELYPIISADLRFSAMLGQNGSTPLDLFKFYVENLKARFHDEKKIIREILKEKAFVVQAKTSFEDFATVVCEDKRSASLDAGNVKLTYNSLLEKAEAIEKERMKEEVRRLRKLENEIKNEWLEANVSVAEPYESAKKLVEHLEAFALYEKEIGVEKIWEDFIKESEDACSHHHSRSRKSKKNKKHKKRVRSTSRSDIENEQIELEKSKRRRSKSRSHSLSSIGSIESEKLLKKKKKRKNKLRGSSCESEIPGIQSPGTQALLQNDSNSHSPAKKKKKEKRTKKDKEGKRHNRHNRSGTPLSPAQSIESAGSRNEELTLSDGELESKRAALLAQLSEQLDE
- the LOC119548113 gene encoding lactosylceramide 4-alpha-galactosyltransferase yields the protein MLLRLPILAARFLHNGRLRLLFGILILILIGGLYYVYTWENEYYPCFMEGKGMATPQATVEDADSSILEDVLQAEPKPTPGRSIFFHETSCHLSANRRLEMLKVTARQACAIESAALHNPNFQVFVLFAGPTYRISAGVHNNSHPQTLVEAILSYSNVHLRRLNLESYAAGTPMEEWLKDGRLSRSKYLFSHISDFLRYLTLYRYGGLYLDMDVVVLRNMEKVPPNYTGAESNTHLAAGVMSLAATGFGHEIAASCLRDFQHNFDGRDWGNNGPGVITRVAQKICSTKDIALMQEDPKRCMGFKVFGRGAFYAVPWKKWRDFFEPEKLEETMARCKDSYVVHVWNKHSSALPIKQGSKSAYAKYAEQNCPRSYKAAGEYF